Genomic segment of Staphylococcus muscae:
TAATAGATTTGAGGTGATAATATGAGACCGTCCACAAAGCTTAGTAGCGCCGTTCATATACTAAGTTTGATCGCAATGAACCCTTTTAGTAATCTAACAAGTGAACGAATTGCTGAAAGTATGGTTACTAATCCATCTGCAGTTCGTCAAATTATGAGCCAATTAAAAAAAGCAAATCTTATTAATAGTGTACATGGCCATGCCCAACCTGTTTTGAATAAGCCACCAGAATCTATCAACCTTTTAGAGATTTATCGTGCTGTTGAAGGTGATAAACCCCTCCTTCATTTAAAGGCCGTCATTAATCCAGATTGTGGGCCTGGTACTAAAATTCAAAGTTCATTAGGGCAACAATTTGATATTCTGCATGAAAAAATATTTCAAGAATTTGCGTCAGTAACCTTAAAGGATATTCTAGATGGCACAAAAAATATGTATTAGACCGTTAATAAAAGGCAAAGAAAAGCTATGAAATCAGACGACTTCATAGCTTTTGTTTTCTGTGTTTAAGATAGTACAGTGTGCATTATTTTCTAACTCTTACCTAAAATTTCTATATATCTCTCTAATATATCATTGATATATTTCGCAAATAAGTCTTCCATTGCTGATAATGTCTCTTTGGAATGATACAATTCAAAGGCTTTATAGTATGCAAGTCTATCTGTAAATTTGATATCAATAGGTGGATAACCTGCTTTCATCAACTCTAAATTCACAAGTAGCCTGCCCGTACGTCCATTACCATCAATAAACGGATGTATGCTTTCAAACTCAATATGAAATCGTGCAATTTTAGTTATTAGTTGTTCCGTACTTTTTGAATAGTTCATTAATAATTGTTCCATTAGAGGTTGTATCATATATGGTTGCGCAGGGACATTGACAGCCCCCAAAATACGAACAGGTACTTTACGGTAAACGCCACGGTCATCCTTTTTGTCTGATAAAACCAAGTAATGAATGTTTTTAATCACCGATTCAGTTAATGCTGATTGTTCAGAAACAAGCGATTTAACATATTGAAAAGCTTCACGATGTCCAATTGCTTCCATATGATCCTTTAAAGGTTTTTGATCAATCGTTAATCCTCGTAAAACAAGGTCTGTTTCACGTAATGTTAAACTGCTTCCCTCAATTGCGTTAGAATTATAAGTATATTCAATCATAAACTCTTCATTTAAACGCTCTAATTCCCCATCTGTCAATGGACGTAGCTTGGTGAGCTGTTGCATTTTATGCTCAATAAGAGAATAGAGGCTCTCTGCTTTTTTTAATCTTGCATCAGAAGGCTTTTTGGCATCTGAAGGTATTTTCCATGCACGCCCTTCTTTAATGACACCAGGTATTCTTCCTTCTTTACATAAAATACGTATGCGTCTATCAGATATTTTCCAAAGTTCTGAGGCTTCTTTTACAGTCATATACATTATCATA
This window contains:
- a CDS encoding Rrf2 family transcriptional regulator, producing MRPSTKLSSAVHILSLIAMNPFSNLTSERIAESMVTNPSAVRQIMSQLKKANLINSVHGHAQPVLNKPPESINLLEIYRAVEGDKPLLHLKAVINPDCGPGTKIQSSLGQQFDILHEKIFQEFASVTLKDILDGTKNMY
- a CDS encoding Fic family protein, which encodes MTVKEASELWKISDRRIRILCKEGRIPGVIKEGRAWKIPSDAKKPSDARLKKAESLYSLIEHKMQQLTKLRPLTDGELERLNEEFMIEYTYNSNAIEGSSLTLRETDLVLRGLTIDQKPLKDHMEAIGHREAFQYVKSLVSEQSALTESVIKNIHYLVLSDKKDDRGVYRKVPVRILGAVNVPAQPYMIQPLMEQLLMNYSKSTEQLITKIARFHIEFESIHPFIDGNGRTGRLLVNLELMKAGYPPIDIKFTDRLAYYKAFELYHSKETLSAMEDLFAKYINDILERYIEILGKS